Proteins from a single region of Mailhella massiliensis:
- a CDS encoding sacsin N-terminal ATP-binding-like domain-containing protein has translation MANLQEDYSYSTGVSIDPEAIIHQLRDTLKRYKSEDIIREIIQNADDAEARQLFFFLLQEGERSGIHPLLRHPAILIFNDGPLKEDDVKGITRLIGGTKKEDTTKIGRFGLGLKSLFHICESFFFAPYKPEDSTLKGKLFDPWIDIRNTRRFEQRLPHWNNDQVNNALNFIHKSLESIFNDKFKNCFFIYIPLRNIDFDSNFIKIREEYFTQESFKDKILDNIINGIVLSLSQCTSLEKIEICSSTSLFSLDNLKPIYRADIKRKNALRRPNRQDSDFKEIFSSSIDIIKKDTNEHWDCLGISRFDPKNSITELQNKNDWPKVGLEEIPEKALPHAAITVLHKKNPSPLSLRWACFLPLDDHMSTPTSHSEETKLGSHLRYTIADSSINETWEVLLHGYFFLSSDRKNIFGITEEGNQSIEATWNTTLAQRILFPLLPEVIKQLIDQNPQYESIISAISRWEGFQRFYEALTSKCLVKLALDNHWELHEEAVYMIPEKFPPQLKAWMLEEKQTFALLNKGIYHKQKHVHDWDEKIFSNLCSSLPSAPGAITLSDVDWITTFIKSIDFQKNHRRCLKLWFQRLLKNKFFSDKISKNIDSSTKNQIRNNIYALADTWLQGYVSYVPMQTEAALRDIANDNPSLLEPCLLLPRPDNKQDILSDDQRKELLTFLGKERLHDLARQPEADIVLADHLLQKQPSADLFNLPIYRIKLFSQGTQKEAARSFQALQEQSKKNLLLASEKNLFPDSILEQISLALRSEDVWLSRKEYAFVCTTGKEALFSAIASNELSDNRNIHKQLFDTFIKDEIYEKYKEFHHYIDALKKLIAGNIPIEGKKFVLSLKEEEEEEEEEEEEEDLSHYYIFINSQEYSDISETKKTKLNIINENDIRSDRIKHILLSEKPWESWKKLKELCSSYKQIPDGLEEAFREKAWVPSLSEPQGYAPCHIFIKELPSIIQSRLPSSWTTQDRLLGEFRTQLSDLDREWIVDILSKLQSSVHLDTGKKQFIALLQECDFFPPCKFFPPHLQDLVSTVKHLSFLASFMDDSEEGVLLKDLLSLEELSPEILIKFQASSEFDTRSCRYDLILNAASSAGERIRPVMKHYANFVDAVFTHDPLLFTRNYTFPTQKPSVWKHGNQIAATNCNHKPEYLPDKYIWEIYHAHIKNEILLNSAEINKYNIKKYFNTPFCKFEYYRIAWFLLLISGKNESILSLAKEFEEKAYKSFQNIGKKEIKISKINGDNDLDIEQENLRKCTNITIYYPQEKIKTLAGSLFSEKKQIKSFFVELPTLQKKIKRPYEYHDIEYYDIKLYADKEGRCPATSQEEFTALLKESFYQWGECIDIEQDKLDDIWNNHSPTQLSLSSTIKLLKEDLRTILEQLHLENHQLKEQQKLLREEIQSSEKNNKAISQAKDKLWNIAKDTSEIYEAILKKIVDYGYRENGVLFELLQNADDALRDLKHPNDTTVTIALDKRTLSFSHHGRAINDCLDNTNASKNDLYSMLILNRSEKNEHSSTGKLGLGFKSVFLLCDNPEIKSKNLHFVIKNGMFPEENLSEYSIDESTTFIINIKNTIPDNKIEESIFSRFSEAKQLLPVFTHKVRKIITRINGKEQSFSFQPDQKGQGWALDTNAQVLCFSDSDSKIQLALALKNHLPASFPSGTPPLWHTMPTVSGTEWGLGYAMNGPFSLDAGRCNIALVEKDFNDLDKFGHFLGKSLCDHSKFIPKDINKHEYYHKLWQTLSTGLEDSNSDNEKDSLKKKILLRLHANGKGLSYWIEHSNVLGNGVPERWSWPLHANYTTKWKSYTFSSDESKRRFSDMIQIFLDKKYPSTLSYWPVVSSKYGRRLKALGFSVEEIHSEEFFTALFTHIVPQKELSPDLFGCLKKIKNDIPQHLSYPFTVQTQAGSFQDIRQVLLPASLRHKLGDIPGIADEMLRASFAPQEALLDEQYIHDKQDIEMYILLRSGHQVTTETLKIWILNLDDTEQKKLALNYLLEGELRFSLISTLCKSYSGWIRELPTVENLLQNMKEKTVESHEQLIMYLFPDAYYRNNDNTHIENNIAYFCNSWDNFEELVTVWKKNKKNIQKRYLEKTWPAEFRDSQKLKKALENKERESWLMLLLLGYLRSIGRSTPEACRNFASKLYYNYTPIFKEEKKKHDPEWLHPLTAWQDNNIEKNSYAEFMKCFPAFHQLGRFLLQYQNIFFTIMKTNWDGNSLLSLFSPRADDALHGAGKNFDAPPLPLRIGKYWVLRELARLNVNDCQNTASPSFFELCWVPSQDFLNYLNIQYNTEDADSRQKLLVEELRKIKKLDYHFDYWFNIAYFKEKE, from the coding sequence ATGGCCAATCTTCAGGAAGACTATTCGTATAGTACCGGCGTCAGTATAGATCCTGAAGCCATTATTCACCAACTTCGAGACACGTTGAAACGATATAAATCTGAAGATATCATACGAGAAATTATACAAAATGCCGATGATGCGGAAGCTCGGCAACTTTTCTTCTTCCTGCTCCAGGAAGGTGAACGCTCCGGCATTCATCCGCTTTTGCGGCATCCCGCTATTCTAATCTTTAATGATGGTCCACTCAAAGAAGATGATGTAAAAGGTATCACTCGACTTATTGGAGGAACTAAAAAAGAAGATACTACTAAGATAGGACGTTTTGGCCTAGGTCTAAAAAGTCTCTTTCATATCTGTGAATCTTTTTTCTTTGCTCCATACAAGCCTGAAGACTCTACATTAAAAGGAAAACTTTTTGATCCTTGGATTGATATCCGCAATACGCGTCGATTTGAACAACGCTTGCCACATTGGAATAACGATCAAGTAAACAATGCATTAAATTTTATACATAAATCTTTAGAAAGTATTTTTAATGATAAATTTAAAAATTGCTTTTTTATATATATACCATTAAGAAATATTGATTTTGATTCAAATTTTATAAAGATAAGAGAAGAATATTTTACACAAGAATCTTTTAAAGATAAAATTCTGGATAATATTATAAATGGAATAGTGTTATCTCTGTCGCAATGCACTTCTTTGGAAAAGATAGAAATCTGTTCTTCCACATCATTATTCTCATTAGATAATTTAAAACCTATTTATCGCGCAGATATCAAAAGAAAAAATGCTTTACGCAGGCCCAATAGACAAGATAGCGATTTTAAAGAGATCTTTTCCAGTAGCATTGATATTATCAAAAAGGATACAAATGAGCACTGGGATTGTCTTGGCATAAGTCGTTTTGACCCCAAAAATAGCATCACAGAACTTCAAAACAAAAATGACTGGCCTAAAGTAGGACTTGAAGAAATACCGGAAAAAGCGCTGCCTCATGCTGCTATTACGGTTCTCCACAAAAAAAATCCCTCTCCGCTTTCTCTGCGCTGGGCCTGTTTTTTGCCTCTCGATGATCATATGTCTACGCCCACCTCTCATTCTGAAGAGACAAAACTAGGTTCACATCTCCGCTACACCATTGCAGATTCCTCCATTAATGAAACATGGGAAGTCTTATTGCACGGGTATTTTTTTCTTTCCAGCGATAGAAAAAACATTTTTGGCATTACTGAAGAAGGAAATCAAAGCATAGAAGCCACGTGGAATACCACTTTAGCCCAACGCATTCTTTTTCCTCTATTGCCCGAAGTCATAAAGCAGCTTATTGATCAAAATCCACAATATGAATCAATCATCAGTGCAATATCCAGATGGGAAGGCTTTCAAAGGTTTTATGAGGCATTAACATCAAAATGTCTTGTAAAGCTTGCATTGGATAATCATTGGGAATTACACGAAGAAGCTGTGTATATGATTCCTGAAAAATTTCCCCCTCAACTAAAAGCATGGATGCTGGAAGAAAAGCAAACTTTTGCCCTTTTGAATAAGGGAATATATCATAAGCAAAAACACGTGCACGATTGGGATGAAAAAATATTTTCAAATCTATGCTCTTCCCTGCCCTCTGCTCCAGGTGCAATTACGTTATCGGACGTGGATTGGATTACAACATTTATTAAAAGTATTGACTTTCAAAAAAATCACAGACGCTGTCTGAAGCTTTGGTTTCAGCGCCTTTTAAAAAATAAATTTTTCTCAGATAAAATATCAAAAAACATCGACAGCAGTACAAAAAATCAGATACGGAACAATATTTATGCGCTTGCAGATACATGGTTGCAAGGATATGTTTCCTATGTACCAATGCAAACAGAAGCGGCGTTACGGGATATTGCTAATGACAACCCTTCCCTTCTTGAACCCTGCCTTCTGCTGCCGCGCCCCGACAACAAACAGGATATACTCTCCGATGATCAGCGAAAAGAGCTGCTTACTTTTCTGGGAAAAGAAAGGTTGCATGATCTTGCTCGACAACCTGAAGCAGATATCGTATTGGCCGATCACCTTCTCCAGAAACAACCTTCTGCAGATCTGTTCAATCTGCCCATCTACCGCATAAAACTCTTCTCTCAGGGCACGCAGAAGGAAGCTGCCCGAAGTTTTCAGGCTCTGCAGGAACAGAGTAAAAAAAACTTACTCTTGGCTTCTGAAAAAAATCTGTTTCCAGACAGCATACTGGAGCAGATTTCCCTGGCGTTACGCTCTGAAGATGTATGGCTTTCTCGTAAGGAATATGCTTTTGTCTGTACCACAGGAAAGGAGGCCTTATTTTCCGCGATAGCATCCAATGAGCTTTCCGACAACCGCAATATCCATAAACAGCTGTTTGATACTTTCATAAAAGATGAAATATATGAAAAATATAAAGAATTCCACCATTATATTGATGCATTAAAAAAGCTTATCGCTGGGAATATACCTATTGAAGGAAAAAAATTTGTATTATCATTAAAAGAAGAAGAAGAAGAAGAAGAAGAAGAAGAAGAAGAAGAAGATCTTAGTCATTACTATATTTTTATCAATAGTCAAGAGTACTCTGATATATCCGAAACAAAAAAAACAAAACTCAATATTATCAATGAAAATGATATCCGCTCAGACAGAATCAAGCATATTCTTCTCAGTGAAAAGCCATGGGAATCATGGAAAAAATTAAAAGAATTATGTAGCTCATATAAACAAATTCCCGACGGTCTTGAAGAGGCTTTCAGAGAAAAAGCATGGGTACCGTCCTTATCTGAACCCCAAGGATATGCTCCGTGCCATATTTTCATCAAAGAACTTCCTTCTATAATACAATCTCGGTTACCCTCCTCCTGGACAACACAAGACCGTCTTTTGGGAGAGTTCCGTACACAGCTTTCAGATTTAGACAGAGAATGGATCGTCGACATTCTGAGCAAACTCCAAAGTTCTGTCCATCTGGATACAGGAAAAAAACAATTTATCGCCCTTCTTCAAGAGTGTGATTTTTTCCCCCCCTGCAAATTCTTTCCGCCGCACCTGCAAGACCTCGTCTCCACAGTAAAGCACCTGAGCTTTCTTGCCAGCTTTATGGACGATTCCGAAGAAGGCGTTCTGCTCAAGGATTTACTCTCTCTGGAAGAACTCTCCCCGGAAATCCTGATCAAATTTCAAGCATCCTCGGAATTTGATACACGCTCCTGCCGCTACGACCTTATCCTAAATGCGGCATCTTCAGCCGGTGAACGGATTCGCCCAGTCATGAAGCACTATGCGAATTTCGTTGATGCCGTCTTCACACACGATCCGTTGCTCTTTACACGTAATTACACTTTTCCTACACAAAAGCCCAGCGTATGGAAACATGGCAATCAAATTGCGGCAACAAACTGCAATCATAAACCTGAGTATCTCCCAGATAAATATATATGGGAGATCTACCATGCTCATATAAAAAATGAAATATTATTAAATAGTGCAGAAATAAATAAATACAATATTAAAAAATACTTTAACACACCTTTTTGTAAATTTGAATATTATAGAATTGCTTGGTTTTTACTTCTTATATCAGGAAAAAATGAGTCAATACTGTCATTGGCAAAAGAATTTGAAGAAAAAGCATATAAAAGTTTTCAAAACATAGGAAAAAAAGAAATAAAAATAAGTAAAATTAACGGTGATAATGATCTTGATATTGAACAGGAAAATCTTAGAAAATGTACAAACATAACTATATATTATCCTCAGGAAAAAATAAAAACTCTTGCGGGCAGCCTTTTTTCAGAAAAAAAACAAATAAAAAGTTTTTTTGTCGAACTCCCAACCCTCCAAAAAAAAATCAAACGCCCCTACGAATATCATGATATCGAGTATTATGATATCAAATTATACGCTGACAAAGAGGGGAGATGCCCTGCTACGAGTCAAGAAGAGTTTACAGCACTTCTCAAAGAATCCTTTTATCAATGGGGAGAATGTATTGATATAGAACAAGATAAACTTGATGATATATGGAATAATCACTCTCCAACACAACTTTCCTTAAGCAGTACTATTAAACTTTTAAAGGAAGATCTACGAACTATCCTTGAACAACTGCATCTTGAAAACCACCAATTAAAAGAACAGCAGAAGTTACTTCGTGAAGAGATACAATCTTCTGAAAAAAATAATAAAGCCATATCACAGGCAAAAGATAAGCTTTGGAATATTGCCAAAGATACCTCTGAAATTTACGAAGCAATTCTTAAAAAAATAGTAGACTACGGTTATCGTGAGAATGGTGTACTATTTGAATTGCTTCAAAATGCCGATGACGCATTACGAGATCTAAAACATCCTAATGATACGACAGTAACCATAGCCTTGGACAAGCGCACTTTGTCATTTTCTCATCATGGACGAGCCATTAATGATTGTCTTGATAATACGAACGCCTCAAAAAATGACCTGTACAGTATGCTGATATTGAATAGAAGTGAAAAAAATGAACATTCTTCAACAGGAAAACTCGGACTTGGATTCAAAAGTGTCTTCTTATTGTGTGATAATCCTGAAATAAAAAGCAAAAATCTTCATTTTGTCATAAAAAATGGCATGTTCCCTGAAGAAAATCTTTCAGAATATTCTATTGATGAAAGTACAACTTTCATAATCAACATAAAAAATACCATTCCTGATAATAAAATTGAAGAATCAATATTTTCACGATTTTCTGAAGCAAAACAACTACTTCCTGTCTTTACTCACAAAGTACGAAAAATAATTACTCGTATCAATGGAAAAGAACAATCTTTCTCTTTTCAACCAGATCAGAAAGGGCAAGGTTGGGCTCTTGATACCAATGCTCAGGTATTGTGTTTTTCAGACTCAGATTCAAAAATCCAATTAGCGCTTGCCTTAAAAAATCATTTACCGGCCTCCTTTCCTTCGGGAACACCACCGCTATGGCATACCATGCCTACTGTAAGCGGAACAGAGTGGGGACTCGGATATGCCATGAATGGCCCCTTCTCTCTGGATGCAGGACGATGCAACATTGCACTGGTAGAAAAAGACTTTAATGATCTCGATAAATTCGGTCATTTTCTTGGAAAGAGCCTGTGTGATCATAGTAAATTCATCCCTAAAGATATTAATAAACATGAATACTATCATAAGCTTTGGCAAACTCTCAGCACAGGTCTTGAAGATAGTAATTCTGATAACGAAAAAGATTCTTTGAAAAAAAAGATTCTCCTCCGCCTTCATGCTAATGGTAAGGGTCTTTCTTATTGGATAGAACATAGTAATGTACTTGGAAATGGTGTACCTGAACGATGGTCATGGCCTTTACACGCCAATTATACAACTAAATGGAAATCATATACATTTTCTTCAGATGAATCTAAGCGTCGTTTTTCCGATATGATACAAATATTTTTAGATAAAAAATACCCATCAACATTGTCGTACTGGCCAGTTGTTTCCTCAAAGTATGGACGCCGTTTAAAAGCTCTAGGCTTTAGTGTAGAAGAAATACACTCGGAGGAATTTTTTACTGCACTCTTTACACATATTGTGCCTCAAAAAGAGCTATCCCCCGATCTTTTTGGCTGTTTAAAAAAAATAAAAAATGATATTCCCCAGCATCTTTCCTATCCCTTCACCGTCCAGACTCAGGCTGGCTCCTTTCAAGACATACGACAGGTTCTTCTTCCTGCCTCACTTCGGCATAAACTGGGAGATATTCCTGGTATTGCCGACGAGATGCTCCGTGCTTCCTTTGCTCCTCAAGAAGCCTTGCTGGATGAACAATATATTCACGACAAACAAGATATTGAAATGTATATTCTTTTACGTAGTGGACATCAAGTTACGACGGAAACATTAAAAATATGGATTCTCAACCTTGATGATACAGAACAAAAAAAACTTGCTTTGAACTATCTTTTGGAAGGAGAACTCCGATTCAGTCTTATCTCTACCCTTTGTAAATCATACTCAGGCTGGATTCGAGAACTTCCTACTGTAGAAAATTTACTTCAGAATATGAAGGAAAAAACAGTAGAAAGTCATGAACAGTTGATTATGTATCTCTTTCCCGATGCGTATTATCGTAACAACGATAATACGCATATAGAAAATAACATAGCATATTTTTGTAACAGTTGGGATAATTTTGAAGAACTTGTTACTGTTTGGAAAAAAAATAAAAAAAATATACAAAAACGTTATCTCGAAAAAACTTGGCCTGCTGAATTTCGAGATAGTCAAAAATTAAAAAAAGCTCTTGAGAACAAAGAGCGTGAATCTTGGCTTATGTTGTTACTTCTTGGTTATCTGCGAAGTATCGGAAGAAGTACTCCTGAAGCCTGTCGTAATTTTGCATCCAAGCTTTATTATAACTACACGCCTATCTTTAAAGAAGAAAAAAAGAAACATGATCCTGAATGGCTTCATCCTCTTACCGCTTGGCAGGATAACAATATAGAGAAGAATTCTTATGCAGAATTTATGAAGTGTTTTCCAGCTTTTCATCAACTTGGACGTTTTCTACTACAGTATCAGAATATTTTCTTCACAATTATGAAAACAAATTGGGATGGAAATAGTCTGCTTTCACTTTTTTCACCTCGTGCAGACGATGCACTCCATGGTGCAGGAAAAAATTTTGATGCTCCCCCTTTACCTCTGCGCATCGGAAAATATTGGGTCCTCCGAGAATTGGCACGATTAAACGTCAATGACTGCCAAAACACGGCATCCCCATCATTTTTTGAATTATGCTGGGTTCCTTCTCAGGATTTTCTTAATTATCTGAACATACAATACAACACAGAGGATGCAGACAGTCGACAAAAGCTTCTTGTTGAAGAGCTGAGAAAGATCAAAAAACTCGACTATCATTTTGATTACTGGTTCAATATAGCATATTTCAAAGAAAAGGAATAA